In Dehalococcoidia bacterium, the genomic window CCGTCAATCCCGGAATCGCGCTGGTAAGGATTTCGGACTTCGGCCAGGAAGGAGAATATGCCGACAGGCCCTCGACGGATCTAATCGTCCAGGCGCTCTCCGGGTGGATAAGCGGCCACTACATAGTAGGGCAGGAGCCTGTAGCGGGGGGCGGGCGCATCTCCGAGTTCGTTACGGGGATGTTCGCCGCGTGCGGCGCGCTCACCGCATACAAGGCCGCGGTGCGCTCGGGTGAGGCGGTATGCCTGGACATATCCAAGCAGGAGTGCCTGTTATCCTGTCTCGTGACGCCATGGCTCCATGTCGAGCAGTTGAAAGCTCTGGGCTGGAACATGCCGGAGGGACGGCATTTCTTTCCGCCGGGGATCACGCCCTGCAAGGACGGCTGGGTCGGCATCAACAACTTCAGCGCCCAGAACTTTGAGGACTTCTGCCGGCTGGCCGGTCTGGACGAGTTCATCGACAAGCGAATGGACATAGTAGGGTGCGGCGAATCGAGTCCCGGATTCTTCAAGGCAGTGGAATCATGGGCCGCGGAGCACACCGTGAACGAGATCGTAGAGATGGGACAGGCGGCCCGCATACCTGTAGCGCCGATAGCCAACGGTAAGCAGCTTTTAGAGATGGAGCATCTGAAGTCCCGTAATTTCTTTATAAGCGAGCCCGGGGGCAAGTTCATTCAGCCAAGCTTCCCATACCGTTTGGAGACAACCCCTGCATCTTTGCGCAGCCCCGCGCCCAAGCTCGGCAAGCATAACGCGGATTCCGCATCACCCTGGAAGGGAAAGAAACTTCGCGTCGCTCAATCGAAGCCATCGTACAGGAACAGAGGCTACAAAAATCCCTTCTGCGGGCTTAGAGTTATCGACTTCGGAACCTATCTGGCGGGCGGAACGGTAGGCGCCTATCTGGGAGCGTACGGGGCGGATGTGCTCAAGATCGAGTCCATCCAGCGTCCGGACTCGTACCGGTATGCCGCCGCATATCCGCAGGAGGGCCCGGACTGGTATGAGCACGCCGGTTCCTGGCAAACATGCAATTTGAATAAACGCGATATCACCCTGAATATAGACGACGCCGAGGGCAGAAGACTCGCCGAAGAGCTTATTGCAAAGGCGGATATAGTAATCGAGAACTACACACCGCGCGTTATGGACAACTTGAAACTCGGCACAAAGAGAATCAAAGAACTGAACCCTGATGTCATCTTTTTGAGGATGCCGGGCTTCGGGCTGGAAGGGCCGTGGCGCGACTACGCCGCGTTCGCGTTTCCCATCGAGCAGGCATGCGGCATAGCCTGGATCACGGGATGGCCGGGGGAACATCCCTCAAACCTTGGCGGATACGTAGATATTATGAACAGCATGCACGCACTGGTCGCGCTGCAGGCCGCTCTGCACCACCGCGAACTGACCGGGGAAGGACAGTTGATCGAGCTGGCGCAAATCGAGTCGCTGGTCTGCGCCACTGCCGAGCAGACAATCGCATATTCCATATCAGGCCGGACAATGGATCGGAAAGGCAACAGGGACGGGAGCATAGCGCCCCAGGGCGTATATCGGTGCAGGAACGGCGAATATGCGGCTGTTTCGATCAGGGATGACGATGAGTGGAGGCGATTCGTATCATTAATAGGTTCGCCCTCGTGGACTCAGGGTGCCGGCTTAAATTCGCGAGCCGGCAGGCTGATGCGGCAGGACGACCTCGACCGCTTTATAGCTGAATGGACGGCGGGGCAGGCTGCGGATGACGCAGTGAAAGCGCTCAGGGACGCGGGCATCCCCGCAGCCAAGTTGCTGAACTCGACCGGCGTGTTAACCGAGCCTAATCTTATAGCGCGCAAATTCCACCAGGTGCTGACCCACCCGGCGTTCCCCAGGAGGCAGTACCCGAGATTCCCGTGGCTGCAAAACGGCAGGACGGGATACGGCTACGGCGGGTATAGGTCCGGCGCGCCAACTCTCGGCCAGCACAACATTGAGGTGCTGAGCGGCGAGCTGGGACTGACCAAGGAACAGATTGAAGCCCTGGCAAAGAGAGAGGTTATAGGCAACGTCCCCAAGGGCATGGTGACGAACACGGCATAATAGTTAAGAGCAGGAGGCCGCGTCATGGGAAGACTTGAAGGTAAAGTAGCTTTGATAACGGGGGCGGCGAGCGGGATCGGCCGCGAGTCAGCCTTGCTGTTCGCCGAGGAGGGAGCCAGGGTCGTCGTGGCCGATTACGATGCGGGAAAAGGAAAAGAGACAGCGAAACTCATCGAGGAGGCGGGCGGCACAGCCGTCTACGTCAAAGCCGATGTTTCCAAATTGTCCGATATCGAGGGAATGATAGATGCGACGATGAAGGAATTCGGGCGGCTGGACGTCCTGTTCAACAACGCCGGCATACAGGGCGCCAGAGGCGGCTTCACTGTCGACCTATCCGAGGAGGA contains:
- a CDS encoding CoA transferase — protein: MREALADVRVVEISRNISGQYTSKLIADLGADVIKIEPRGIGDPLRSQGSFPEDPSDPTIGALFSYLNANKRSIALDIESQSDAKSLLKIVKGANLLIEDLGFNGLEKRGLSPERLRSVNPGIALVRISDFGQEGEYADRPSTDLIVQALSGWISGHYIVGQEPVAGGGRISEFVTGMFAACGALTAYKAAVRSGEAVCLDISKQECLLSCLVTPWLHVEQLKALGWNMPEGRHFFPPGITPCKDGWVGINNFSAQNFEDFCRLAGLDEFIDKRMDIVGCGESSPGFFKAVESWAAEHTVNEIVEMGQAARIPVAPIANGKQLLEMEHLKSRNFFISEPGGKFIQPSFPYRLETTPASLRSPAPKLGKHNADSASPWKGKKLRVAQSKPSYRNRGYKNPFCGLRVIDFGTYLAGGTVGAYLGAYGADVLKIESIQRPDSYRYAAAYPQEGPDWYEHAGSWQTCNLNKRDITLNIDDAEGRRLAEELIAKADIVIENYTPRVMDNLKLGTKRIKELNPDVIFLRMPGFGLEGPWRDYAAFAFPIEQACGIAWITGWPGEHPSNLGGYVDIMNSMHALVALQAALHHRELTGEGQLIELAQIESLVCATAEQTIAYSISGRTMDRKGNRDGSIAPQGVYRCRNGEYAAVSIRDDDEWRRFVSLIGSPSWTQGAGLNSRAGRLMRQDDLDRFIAEWTAGQAADDAVKALRDAGIPAAKLLNSTGVLTEPNLIARKFHQVLTHPAFPRRQYPRFPWLQNGRTGYGYGGYRSGAPTLGQHNIEVLSGELGLTKEQIEALAKREVIGNVPKGMVTNTA